A stretch of DNA from Cryptomeria japonica chromosome 4, Sugi_1.0, whole genome shotgun sequence:
TTCTGGGAAATAAAATCAATGTGGAATGAATCTGATATAATCACTGGTTGGTACTTACTTATCTATGTAATCACAGACCTCCGTTTCAAAATCTTGCAGGCAAATGTTTTACATCTTGAAAATGAAAAACCTTGTAGAGCAATATTGTAGAAAACTCTAATATTGTACTTTTGGAGACAACAGTGAAAGTAGTAACATTATTTAAGATATTTTGGGACTATAAAATCGTTTATCTTATatatcatggatgcaaatgacaGGTTCATCATACTAGCAAGAAGTTTGGCCCATGCACTCTTGAGCATCTCCTTATGACTCAAAAGAATGGCAGAGTGGCCTCTTCTGGGCTGGATAATGCAAATGATAACTGTGATTCCATAAAGAAGGTTTTAGCCGAGATTGTTGAAAATGTTTGTTCAGAGTTACATTCTCGTACCATGAAGAAGGCCCGTACATTTGTTTTAGATGAACCAATCAGTGGTTGTGTGGAAGGATTTTTGAATTCCAAGAAAAACTTGCACCAGGAGAACCTTAAAAAAGGTAGTCAAAGACAAGCTATTAAGGAACAGCCCGCAGACAGGCAGTCAATGGTTCGTTGAAATATAgttcaataaaattattttttatttaagttttttaCATAAAATAGTGATTTGCTGTTTCCATGTCCATACTATGTTGAAACATACCTAAGTCTTTTGTCACTGTGGAGTCTAATTTTGGGATCTATAGGTTGGCACAGGGGATTTGTCTGTTCTGCTTCCTTTTGAGCAAATTGCCAGTGCAGACCTGTATAGTAGGAGCTGCAGTAGACTTGAAAGTAGTAGGGAAACTTCTCAAATGATAAGGACATCTGTAATTAATGATAAGGAATTGCTTTCGACAACACATAAGCATTTACATTCAGCTTGTATGAAAGTTCTTTGGCGGGAGCTCTTTACTGAGCCTTTCAAAGACTATGTTGGGAGGTGGACTAGGACAAAGAGGTCAGCAGGCTTTTCACAATTAGCAAATATTACTGCTAGTCATGTGTCTATATCTGCTCATCAGGTAAGATATACTGAACTTAGTTTTGATTGCTTCTCAATACTTTGTAATGTAATTTGTTTTTACTCAGTTTTTGTCTAGTGGCTAAATATTTATTGAGCTTTTTAACAGGCCGAATCACAACAATCTTCTGACTTAGAGATGGACTACCCCCCTGGGTTTGGGCCCTGTTCTTCAAACTGTAGGCGTGATGTGAGACAAAATTATTGTCCAGATAGCATAAGAGAAGGTCAGGATGATTCACTTTTGGCTAAGTCAGACTACCCCCCCGGGTTTGGGCCCTGTTCTTCAAACTGTAGGCAGGATGTGAAACAGAATTATAGTGCAGATAGCATAAGAGGAGGTCATGACGATTCACTTTTGCCTCTCCAAAAGAACAGTTCACACAACTCCAAGAGGGTGAACGGGCAAAACAACTTGGGCTTACACAGAAATCTGTGCAAAGAAGTACAGAAGGCTGTCAAAAAAGAAATGCATTCGATAGCACTGAAATCAATTTCAAGTCATCTTGGAGATATTGTAGCCATTGAACTGAAAAAATGGGTCATTTCTCACAGGAAAGGTGTAGAGATTAAGGTACTGAAAGACATTGTTTGCAAGCTGTTTTGGAAAACTACAAGTCCTTTGGTTCTCACTGTTGGAAAAATAGTTTCTGGCTAGGATATATGATTAAGTAATTGGTATTGCAGGTTCAAACTGAATTGGTGTTTAGGTGAAAGATTCCATGTTGTGACAGTGTACATAAAATCTAAAACTCAGCTGATATATactaaaaaaaacaaactaaaactataaaatttaaaatatagcaCCATAATGACAGAGAAATAAAGCATATAAATATAGAACAAAACaactacatttttttaattttacttcgtcaaccaaaaaaaaaataaaaaattattaactaattaatttttattttgcagaaaatttattatttaattttctaaatatagagacattaaaataaaaaaatgtatatcAATATCTACAAACGAAACTATTAAAGATAAGTATATAATATTTACTACACAATCGTTTCAAATATTTACTGCACAATATTTGTAAAGTAAAAACGAAAAAGAATTATTGAAATATTGAATGGtggttttttcaaaaataaaattgaaagttacatatatatatatatatatatttttgataggtaatgggccgaagccaataaggtgtacataccctaccccctcttgtgagatttgaacttgcgacctctctttcaagagcacaagttctccaccactaggccaattCAAATAAAGTACAAAAATGAAGTAAACaatgtaaataaattaaaataatccgtaactaaaaattaaaattagtttGTCAATTTATGTatttagtaaataaaatagtttgaaAGTAAAATTAAATAACTTTAAAGTAATTCAAATTGCTTGAAAGTTTGAAACTGGTATTTCTCAGTGTTATATAGATAAATGTATTTAACATATCTATCTTAGTTTATATGTTTCTAAATTTTGGTGGCAGGTTGAGAGCAGCTCAAAACGTGTAGACGATAAGGCTTCTGAAGTTTGTATATTGTCTTCCAAAGAGGCTAACACAGCTATTACTTCAGCTGATTTGGGAACAGGTAAAACTTGTATGGTTGAACCTGCTATATGCAGTCTTAGGGACGTAGCAGGAAAATCAAAGATACGTAGTACTTGTAAGCAGGATAGAGATAACATTTATCATTGTAGATTGGAGGGAAGTTCCAGACATTCAAAGGGCACTAATATTTGCAAGTCCACTTCTGAAAGATCTCATTTATGGGAAAACAATAAGTATAAGGAGCCACCTCCACCTGGACTTGAAGAGGGGCTGAAGCCAGTTGAATATCGTGATAGAGATGGATATCACCTGGTAAAGCCATCTAGAGACTTGTCAAAAATGGATGAGTATGTTGCTCGGACTCTTTTCCGACAGGAGTTGCATAAGGCTGTAGTCAAAGCATCGCGTGCAGCTATTCTTGATGATGCTATTCATGAATATTTAGGAACTTGGCTTGCATCCAAAAAACAAAAATCTATTCAGCTGCTGAATGCCACATCTGGTATTGAGAGTGGCAGGGCATCTCAGGTAATTGTTTATTGTTAATTCTAATGAATATCCCAATAATGTGGAATTGCACGTTGCAGCTTTGTTcttatttaaacaaatatttttctatTGTTTATCTTCTTTTTAGGCGGTAAAAGGCTGGAAGTCATTTAGGTTTAGTTTACTTATAATACAGTTATATTTGCATGCTTTGTAGGAATCAAGCAGTCAAGATTCAAGTTCTAACATCAGGATGGAACGGACACATGCTTATTTGAAGCTAGATACAATGTTGTGTCAAGAAAAGCCAGAGCAATGCCTGCAAACAAGAATTCCGTTTGAATCTCACGCGGTAGTTAGTATGAAATCAAGTATAATAAGTGATGAAACAACTCAAAAGAGATCATGGGGTGTATCAATTGACAATAAGTCTTCTGTGGTTAAAAACAGAAGTGGACTATTAAATCAGTACCCAGTGAAACAAAAAAGACAAGGAGACAAATTACAACCATCTATGCATCATTTGCAGGCCAATGTCTCTACAAATTCCAGTTGTACTGGGAGTTCTGTGGGCTGCAGCTCTCCAGATAGTTTTACAGACAAAGTGCACAGTGTTAATACCAAGGAACAAAGAACGGATgccaaaaaatctgtgaaatgtagggataatgtgaaatgttttgcTGAGAAACCACTTAAAAAGGTTCTGAATCCTCATAAGTCACGCACCATCTCTATGGATCTCTTATTATCTAAGGCACAATATAGCTCTTTGGAAAAGTTGGGAGGTGATGGTATAAATGGGATAAATGGGATAAATGGTAGTGGAAATATTAACCGTTGCATTCCTAGTGTAATGTATTCTAAGGAGGCTAACACACAGAATGTAGCTATTGGAAGTTCATCTTTACAAGGCAAGTGTATATGTGTGGGTAATCAATTTGTATGGCATTTGATATTGTTTTCCTGGTTTTCCTGTAAAAGCATGCTAATCTTTATGTTATTTCGTTTTCTGTGCAGTGTCAAGCTTTAAAAGAAGAAGTTTGAAAAAGAAATCTGTAGCAGAATTGGCAGAGAAATCTATCAATTGTGATGACAATTGGAATGCCCCTTTTCTCACTGGTGTAAGCAAGGATTTGCCTAAACGGTTGAGAAAAAAGAAAGAGATATCTCTGAAGGTTAATGTTAAATTTAAATTCCCTATGTCAGATGGTTGTGCCCGTTCTTCTATCAGTGGATGGGCATGGCACAAATGGTCTCACAATGCTTCTCCTGCTGAGAGAGCGCTGGTGAGAGGTTTTCAAGCTTTTGATATCAATCAGTCTGGTGGTTCACAAGACAAGCCTTCAAAATTGGTGAATAAGAGTCAGTCAGCCCGAACAAATAGAGCAAAGCTTCGGAATCTAGCTGCTGCTGCAGAGGGTGCCGAGCTGCTCAAAATTACTCAGTTGAAGGTTTAAGAAATAATGAATTCAGCTTCAGTTTATGTAGTATTCAGTTTGTATCAATCCATTAAAGAGATCTGACTTATTTTGTTCTGCAGGCCCGAAAAAAGCGGCTGAAGTTTCAGCGAAGCAAGATACATGACTGGGGCTTGGTTGCTCTGGAGCCTATTGAGGCAGATGACTTTGTGATTGAATATGTTGGGGAGCTGATTCGACCTAAGGTAAAATAAGTGAGACTCATGtttattggatgaaacagtgatgctTATTCTTTGAAGTGCCTTATTTGTACAGTGTAGTTAATTGGAGGAGGGGATGTGGGTATTGGCCTCCTTCCCTTTTTTAGATATACATGGGCTGTGAAACAAAAATAGGGTTTTGAAAGCTTTGTTTTTTAGAGGTGATTCTGATGACCATTATATTTTTTGTATTAATCTCATAGGTATCTGATATTCGAGAGAAGAACTATGAGAAAATGGGTATTGGCAGTAGCTATCTGTTCCGAATAGATAATGAATATGTGGTGAGTTATCTTTCCTGCGTTTGGAAGGTTTTCTGCATCTTTAATATGTGTATTCTTTATAGAtttttttaaccttttataactcAAGGCTTATGTTTCTGCATGTAATATTGGTAGAATTCTTAAATGCTATTCTGTATGTTATATGTAGATTTCTGAaatctataatgatttgtaataAATACATTCATATATAATTGCCAGGTAACCTGGCATATAATTTGATAACAAATAACAAATTGTACTGgaaatgatgtaaatgtatgtgcatgtgcatgctTCTTGGTTGATATTACTGTCGAGACTCTGTTTTTTTTTTCTACCACTATTTTTTCAGCTTTGCAATGTGCCTGTAAGATTGTTTGGTCTATTCTGTAGTCAGTGGCATGCATCAAGTGATAATCTTTCCTTTATAGCAGACTTTATTAAGCATTATACatgaggcaaattccataagtAGTGACATCATTGTTTGAAACAAGATTGCTTCTTTTCAAACATTTGCATGTCAAGATTTTATCAGATCATAATTCAAATGAAGTAGCAAGCCCTGTCATTTCTCTTTTTAACTTATGCTGATCAAAGAGATAGAATTTTGTATTGATACATATTGTGAATCTTTTTCTGTTGATGTTGATCTTCTATTTACTGGTATCTGGTTTGGTTTATTGAACTCTGTTTTCTCAGCTTAGATATCCAATACTTGTTGGATATAATGTGTGCTTCTGTTCTCAAACAAAATAACTTGTGAGGGATTAGTTCCAGTTTAGTCTTGCAAACAATTTATCTTGGTTCAGACAAGGATGTTTTTGTTATGTTAAACTATCTGTAGCACAACATTTGAACATGAATTTAGCAGTACTGGCTAGAATATATGAGAATCATCTTTGACGAATTAATCAAATAAGAGGATTCTAGTTTGCAACAAAAGTTGATAAGATGGTATGATGACACTTAAGAGCAAATATGTTTGGTCAAAATAATTTCGGACAACGGACTTGAAGTTGAAACTCTTGTTTAATGCAATTTGAGGAAATTTTTAACATAATATACATCCTCATAGTTGTGCTATGCATTGTTGTGGTTGGTAAATATGATTGTCTAAATGATTTGGTTGTATTTAAGACTTTGTTTTCTGAAATTTCTGCTGATGATGCAAGCTCTAATTGACAGGTTGATGCAACTAAGCGAGGTGGGTTAGCAAGATTTATAAATCATTCATGTGAGGTAAGCACTACAAGTTGACATTAAGTTGGTTTTCCTGTTTCTCGAATTCTTGTATGATGGACTAGACTTCTGGTTTACCTTTTATACTTTTATCTTGTTTATCAAAATTATCTAGATGATTAAAGTTTATAGTTAGCCATTGGTGTGacaatttgttatttaatttttgTTGTTTCAGCCAAACTGCTACACTAAAATTATAACTGTGGAGGGCCataagaaaatattcatttatgcaAAAAGGCTTATATCTGCAGGCGAAGAGCTAACGTATAATTATAAATTTCCACTTGAAGAGAAGAAGATTCCTTGCAGTTGTGGCTCAAAAAGGTGAAGAAATTTTTGTCTGAATAACTATTATAATATTTACATGTTTTGAATCTTGATGTCTGAGTATTTGTCTCGCGACTTTTCAATTGGATTTGAAAATATTAGTTATTTTAGTTTCCCTTTTACAAACATTTGCCACATTATCTATTTTTCATGTAATGGTCAGTCATATCCAAATTTCAATATAATGTGCATTTACTTCCTGCAATTTCCTAGGATGCAGTAAGGAGTTATTGTATTTTGAACATTTTATAGTGTGTTTCTATCAGCAAAGTGATATCCATTTCATGATTACATTGGCCAAATTTGTACTTCTAGCAGTGAGTAGAAAAATCAAAGCAGGCAATCAAGATTCATGGTTGCTTGTTCTGAGAATTTTTCCTGCTGTTGAGGTTACTTCTTTGAACTGCTTTACATTATAATAAGACTGTCAAACTCAAGATAGAAACTCACTATCTTTATAATTCCAAGTTACATTTCTGCACAGAGGCAGGGGATATTTACTCTATTTGTCATATTCTATAGTTGACAATTCTCAGCATACTGTAATCTTTCATTTCGTAGTTTGCAAAACATCCCTCTGGGGTTTGCCTGGTTAGAAATACTAGTAGATACAATGTCATGAATTGGCTATTAAGACGAGGGCTATATTCATCAAGGGCACAACAGTATGTGGTTTATGTTGATTAACTTTGTTCTACAAGTTGGATCCATCTTTCAAGAAATAAGAAATGAGAGGACAAATCTGAATAGTAATTTTAAAACCAGAACTGTAAATAGATAAAGTAAGGGTGGCAGCAAGGTTTAGACGTTTGGCTGCTTTATTTATGCTATGTACCGACCATAATGTGTTCCAAAGCTAGGATTAGGTATCCAAGTAAAATGGCATGTTAATCAAGACAGGCTGGTTGTTACTCTGGTTTATTTGATTCATCTTTAGTATTAATTTGCATATCCTACATCCAAGGATAATTTTCTGTTTATCTTGAAAGCCTTGACTTGGGGTCCATTCATTTGAATAGACAACAAAGTCAGCTGGTATTTGTTGTTCAAAGAAGTAGTTAATGCCATAAGTTGCAAATGTGCCTACACAGTTCTTCTCTTGACGTTAACACCTGTGCTGAGGTGGACTAATTTCAATACAGCATTACATCCATTATTATAACTAGCGATTCGGATTACATTTTGTGGTGTATGGAACATGAAGTCGGATCAGTCATATAATTGATGTCTGTATTAGATTTTAACCTTGCTCAAATCCTTTTAATGTGAAATACAATTTCtgtgaagatggaagatctatcAGCAGCGGAATCTTAGTTTACAAAGGCATTTTATAAGTGCAATTATGAAGTTTGAATTGGGGATTTTCTTGTTATGATGATAAAAGCAAATTGTAATGCAACCATGTGGAGAGTCTCTCGGACAAGGTTAAGAGTCTAAGACAGTTCTGCTTGTTGCCATTTGAAT
This window harbors:
- the LOC131028643 gene encoding uncharacterized protein LOC131028643 isoform X1, with amino-acid sequence MMTANCISMPAMADRVAGQSYYVPPLISNPMTETNGASYSEYYPQFTYQIANRGAREVNATKEGSMGLNAIINRRQTDIERYGDSFEVRKKQKMLNGQGQSSTIDTAGVGDGTTYTNNHHESKQYPTSAHWVPYKCDTSGTTDVNSLQDSKSTFESAGCTGPEVYSNEEDSNKKDAQLVTSRGWMYVNDRGQMCGPYTKEQLFEGLSTHFLPAELPVYIVLDGVLGESVQLKSLFHSDFEIGRTIGWSTDAVQGVHFQNSSILSTASCSETIKSTKLIGDVLHGNYFSQTAPSEIKSQTDITAFASHELLTASYSEAIKSTKLVGDELHSNYFSQTAPLETKSQTNTTAFASHKSYTNPQEGFDVERSHDFSLVTLMQEKQQYMQDATKEENTSFIQVCSFDEPCWEVKDMDGKLNGPFTISQLSNQHCMGYVSGLLEVHHTSKKFGPCTLEHLLMTQKNGRVASSGLDNANDNCDSIKKVLAEIVENVCSELHSRTMKKARTFVLDEPISGCVEGFLNSKKNLHQENLKKGSQRQAIKEQPADRQSMVGTGDLSVLLPFEQIASADLYSRSCSRLESSRETSQMIRTSVINDKELLSTTHKHLHSACMKVLWRELFTEPFKDYVGRWTRTKRSAGFSQLANITASHVSISAHQAESQQSSDLEMDYPPGFGPCSSNCRRDVRQNYCPDSIREGQDDSLLAKSDYPPGFGPCSSNCRQDVKQNYSADSIRGGHDDSLLPLQKNSSHNSKRVNGQNNLGLHRNLCKEVQKAVKKEMHSIALKSISSHLGDIVAIELKKWVISHRKGVEIKVESSSKRVDDKASEVCILSSKEANTAITSADLGTGKTCMVEPAICSLRDVAGKSKIRSTCKQDRDNIYHCRLEGSSRHSKGTNICKSTSERSHLWENNKYKEPPPPGLEEGLKPVEYRDRDGYHLVKPSRDLSKMDEYVARTLFRQELHKAVVKASRAAILDDAIHEYLGTWLASKKQKSIQLLNATSGIESGRASQESSSQDSSSNIRMERTHAYLKLDTMLCQEKPEQCLQTRIPFESHAVVSMKSSIISDETTQKRSWGVSIDNKSSVVKNRSGLLNQYPVKQKRQGDKLQPSMHHLQANVSTNSSCTGSSVGCSSPDSFTDKVHSVNTKEQRTDAKKSVKCRDNVKCFAEKPLKKVLNPHKSRTISMDLLLSKAQYSSLEKLGGDGINGINGINGSGNINRCIPSVMYSKEANTQNVAIGSSSLQVSSFKRRSLKKKSVAELAEKSINCDDNWNAPFLTGVSKDLPKRLRKKKEISLKVNVKFKFPMSDGCARSSISGWAWHKWSHNASPAERALVRGFQAFDINQSGGSQDKPSKLVNKSQSARTNRAKLRNLAAAAEGAELLKITQLKARKKRLKFQRSKIHDWGLVALEPIEADDFVIEYVGELIRPKVSDIREKNYEKMGIGSSYLFRIDNEYVVDATKRGGLARFINHSCEPNCYTKIITVEGHKKIFIYAKRLISAGEELTYNYKFPLEEKKIPCSCGSKRCRGSLN
- the LOC131028643 gene encoding uncharacterized protein LOC131028643 isoform X2 encodes the protein MMTANCISMPAMADRVAGQSYYVPPLISNPMTETNGASYSEYYPQFTYQIANRGAREVNATKEGSMGLNAIINRRQTDIERYGDSFEVRKKQKMLNGQGQSSTIDTAGVGDGTTYTNNHHESKQYPTSAHWVPYKCDTSGTTDVNSLQDSKSTFESAGCTGPEVYSNEEDSNKKDAQLVTSRGWMYVNDRGQMCGPYTKEQLFEGLSTHFLPAELPVYIVLDGVLGESVQLKSLFHSDFEIGRTIGWSTDAVQGVHFQNSSILSTASCSETIKSTKLIGDVLHGNYFSQTAPSEIKSQTDITAFASHELLTASYSEAIKSTKLVGDELHSNYFSQTAPLETKSQTNTTAFASHKSYTNPQEGFDVERSHDFSLVTLMQEKQQYMQDATKEENTSFIQVCSFDEPCWEVKDMDGKLNGPFTISQLSNQHCMGYVSGLLEVHHTSKKFGPCTLEHLLMTQKNGRVASSGLDNANDNCDSIKKVLAEIVENVCSELHSRTMKKARTFVLDEPISGCVEGFLNSKKNLHQENLKKGSQRQAIKEQPADRQSMVGTGDLSVLLPFEQIASADLYSRSCSRLESSRETSQMIRTSVINDKELLSTTHKHLHSACMKVLWRELFTEPFKDYVGRWTRTKRSAGFSQLANITASHVSISAHQAESQQSSDLEMDYPPGFGPCSSNCRRDVRQNYCPDSIREGQDDSLLAKSDYPPGFGPCSSNCRQDVKQNYSADSIRGGHDDSLLPLQKNSSHNSKRVNGQNNLGLHRNLCKEVQKAVKKEMHSIALKSISSHLGDIVAIELKKWVISHRKGVEIKVESSSKRVDDKASEVCILSSKEANTAITSADLGTGKTCMVEPAICSLRDVAGKSKIRSTCKQDRDNIYHCRLEGSSRHSKGTNICKSTSERSHLWENNKYKEPPPPGLEEGLKPVEYRDRDGYHLVKPSRDLSKMDEYVARTLFRQELHKAVVKASRAAILDDAIHEYLGTWLASKKQKSIQLLNATSGIESGRASQESSSQDSSSNIRMERTHAYLKLDTMLCQEKPEQCLQTRIPFESHAVVSMKSSIISDETTQKRSWGVSIDNKSSVVKNRSGLLNQYPVKQKRQGDKLQPSMHHLQANVSTNSSCTGSSVGCSSPDSFTDKVHSVNTKEQRTDAKKSVKCRDNVKCFAEKPLKKVLNPHKSRTISMDLLLSKAQYSSLEKLGGDGINGINGINGSGNINRCIPSVMYSKEANTQNVAIGSSSLQVSSFKRRSLKKKSVAELAEKSINCDDNWNAPFLTGVSKDLPKRLRKKKEISLKVNVKFKFPMSDGCARSSISGWAWHKWSHNASPAERALVRGFQAFDINQSGGSQDKPSKLVNKSQSARTNRAKLRNLAAAAEGAELLKITQLKARKKRLKFQRSKIHDWGLVALEPIEADDFVIEYVGELIRPKVSDIREKNYEKMGIGSSYLFRIDNEYVVDATKRGGLARFINHSCEAKS